Below is a genomic region from Henckelia pumila isolate YLH828 chromosome 3, ASM3356847v2, whole genome shotgun sequence.
aataacaaatcaacaaagccatcaggttgttcaatataaacttcctattttaGTTCACCATTCAGGAATGCACTCTTaaaatccatttgaaataacttgaaatttctagagcaagcaaaagcaagtagcatgcgaatagattcaagTCGGGCAACAGAAGCATATGTTTCAttataatcaatgccttcttcttgactataatatttttttacaagtctagctttatttctagtgatagtaccatgctcatcaagtttattcctaaagacccatttagtaccaataatagatctatcatgcggcctaggaacaagacaccaaacatcattgcgtttgaattcatttaattcataTTGCATAGCAAttatccaagaatcatctaataaagtaTCATTAATacatttaggttcaacatgtaaaacaaaagcaagatgattgcaaatattattaagataagatcgagtggttactcccttcgaaggactaccgatgataagatccatagggtGATCTTTGttaagcgtccaatccttcggaaatggtgtttcctcaacagaaacatctatatcatttatgCTTGAGGaagtcatctcttcttcgagtaattctacatcatcgttagtaGTACGAGAAACtacagacatagattcatcaaatacaacatgcatagattcttcaacaagtaaagtacgtttattaaatactctaaaagtcTTACTTGAAGTGGAATATCTGAGAAAAATGTCTTTGTCAGACTTGGCATCAAACTtaccaaggttgtccttaccattattatggatgtagcattttgatccaaaagatcaaaagtatgaaatgttaggctttctccctctccataattcatatggagttttcttgagaatatgCCTTATTGATatacgattgataatgtaacagtcAGTGTTCATtacttcagcccaaaaatattttggtagagaatgctcacatatcatggtcctcgcaatcttcacaagtgtcctatttttcttctcaacgaccccgttttgttgaggagtcctaggacaagaaaaattgtgatcgatgcctttctcttcacaaaaatttgtaaaactctcattttgaaattcagttccgtggtcactacggatctgtttttttgaaagatttttctcattatCAACAcatttgacaaaagttttaaaataatcaaagacatcatttttttgggctaaaaacaatgtccacgtgaaacgtgagaaatcatccacaatgacaaatgcataaagctttcctcctaggctagcgttccttgagggaccacataggtctaggtgaagaagttcaaggggcatagaagttgatacaaaatttttgcttttaaaagattcccttatatgtttgccaagttgacacgcatcacaaacagaatctaattttatattgAATTTTGGCATACAAACAACTAAGTCAAGTTTcaaaagtttttcaatggtactaggaccaacatgacctaatcgtctatgccaaagaatgttgtcatcaacattcaaggatacaaggcttttaatatttgtcaaagataaattatttaaaaaaaccttgtaaacattttaacttctatatcctttgaaatttatggatttgtcagatgtgagtgatatagtgcagtgttggggagtgaatttgacttcataacatctatcgcacaattgacttattcttagtagattatgcttaagtcctttcactaggagtacatcatcaattaagCAGGATTTAGATATATCTATTGATCTAATTCCTTTGATTACttctttgttgttgtctccaaaggtgacagttctcttctcctttggtttgaccgattggaGTGGCTCCTTGTTCCccatcatatgtctagaacatcgctgtttagataccatatgctagggagaacatttttcctatttcccttgtcatcgtcgtcagagacgatgtcatcactcctAGCCATGAGACAGATgttagcttcctcctcgtcatcatcgTTGTCGCTCCAAGTCGCTATTAGGGCTTTCTTCTTACTtttgtcaactttcttcttgagggggcactcatttgcatagtggccttgttgttgacagttgtagcatgttacttccttgtccgtcttcttcttgaagttgtttcctcgcataaatcttttgaactttcttgcgaagagtgccatatcatcatcatcatattcTTCGACTTGGGCAGATAAGGCAATACCCTTTGCCTTGATCTTCTCATCCTATTTCTTAGATATTTTCCTTGTGGAtacttccaactcatgggtttttagggttccatgaagttgatcaagatcataggatgcagtgtcgcctttgttggactcaatgatggttgttctcttggcatcccactccttgggtaaggcgcgcagagctctcctccacacttgcttggttggatattgttctccaagttgggctagttcattgatgatttgagagagCCTCCGGAACattgtgtctatatcttcattggattccatctcaaatgtctcgtatttgagttgtagaagATCTATCTTGTCTCTTTGACTTGGTTGGTTCCCTTGTGGCATATCTCtaatttgtcccaaatctcttttgcggaGGAGCACATCAAGATCTGgttgtactcattcatatctagggaacaatgcaaaatattcatatctttagcattttgagatattaatttcatatcctcctttgaaaagtcgtccattaccttaggaattttgactccctcaacctctttcataggtatgtagggacctttcacagttactttccaaaggtcataatccacggattggatatatagggacattcgatttttccaatagccgtagtttatgccgttgaaaagaggaggacgattggttgattgcccttgagtataatcgctcgctagatttgccatagagactttttgaaaatattttttaaaaagatgactctgataccacttgttagaacctaaggggggggggggggatttaggttctattggaaactttagcaatataaagcgattatgcaaatacgcaagcggaagactgaaagcaatcaataataaatgcggtaaataaatgcgtaatgtaaataaagcagtaaaagggataagagatgtttatggaagttcgatgataaatcgtctacgtctccccttcttggttaaaaTAGATTAACCAAGGAtgcactagcacttcgaacgtcttggccttgatggctccaaggatatccgtacaactcaacacgatcatggcgccgatacaactcgatacacttggccttaagggctccaaggatagcctcaacaataaATCAATACACTtagcttcacactcaagtgtttacaatgatcgcacaaccaactcacaaatgatttttacaaacacaTTGAATGAGAGGAGATGCTTGCAagagatgagagtgaattgggATATCTCAATTGTCTTGGAATGgactctatttatagttgcaaTTTCGAgcaggttcggatcctccgaactggtctTCGGGTTGTTAGAAGTCTTctgattcaaattcaaatttttgcgGCTATTTAACTGTTCGGGGGGTCCGAACtcgtcttcgggtcgtccgaacggctgcattaaattcattccggcaAATTTCTTCCAACAAAATCTTCAGTCGCCATAAAGGAGTCCGGGTCCTCCAAACTTAACTTTGGGGCGTCCAAAGTGTGCATTTTGTGGCCTTCGAGAGTGCCTCCGAGCAATATTATATTTCAGAAAATATTCAGGCCGTTCGAACcgtcttcggaccgtccgaacaggTCTTTTGTGGCCTCCGAGCTTGTCATCCGAACATATTTAATTCCAAAAAAatcttcggatggtccgaacctgGGCAAATTCgaacatataaatttttatcttcaattttttattatcggttcttgcttccaatattgtccatacacaaaaatattattatctgcaaatttctcactttaaattGTTAGTaataattaaccgagttttgtaatcatcaaaacacaatattttgagacttgttaatgcattaaaaacattaatctcattataCGAGATTtttatgcgtttaaggcgtaacaaccTGCCATCATTCAAATGGTGCAAAACACTGTCCAATTTTGTGGGATGACAATCGATGATCCATATGCTCACCTGAAGAATTTTCTAGAAATCTATGATACTTTCAAGATGCAGGGAGTTTCTGATGATGCTATTCGTTTGCGTTTATCAAATCTACCTGCAGGTTCGATCACCACTTGGGATGATCTCGCAAAAGCTTTTCTCACCAAATACTTCCCACCGTCCAAATCGATGAAGTTAAGAGCTGACATCACAACTTTTACTCAAGAAGAGCAGAAAACACTATATGAAGCTTGAGAGCGCTACAAAGATATATTGAGGAGATGCCCACACCACCAATTACCAGACAgtcttgtggtacaaactttttattatGGTCTTCCACACTCTAATCGTACCATGCTAGATGCAGCTACAGGTGGTAATTTATTACGCAAATCACCAGAAGATGGATATGAGTTAATTGAGGAAATGACATCTAGTAGCTATCGCCCTCAGTCTGAGAGAAGTGCAGCCAGGAGACCCGCAGGAATGCATCAAGTTGATGCATTCACCTTAGTAGTTGTTTATCTTGAAGTCATGAATAAGAGGATTGAAGAGTTAACTATAGGGCATTCTGCGATGCGTATTCAAGAAGTGTGGTGTAAGAAATGTGGTGCGGAACACTTCACGAAAGATTGTCAGACAAGCAATCCATCATATCAGCAAGAGGGAGGAATGGTAAACCATGTAGGGAATCAAAACCGCCCTAGGAATGATCCATTCGCAAATACATACAATCCAATGTGGAAACAACATCCGAACTTTTTGTGGGGAGGACAGAACAATAGGCCATATGGGAATCAGAACTATGGAAAACAGCATCAGGAGGAGAAGTCAAGCATGGAACAGATGATGCAGAATTTCATATCATCCACTGAGACCGGAATGCAGAATCAGGATGCATCGATTAAAATTCTGGAAAATCAAATAGGAAATTTAGCTAAAGTGATGTCTAGTAGAGAACTGGGTACTTTTCCAAGTGACACGGAAAAGATTACAAAGGAGCAGGTCAAGGCTGTTGAATTAAGAAGTGGGAAGAGAATCGAAGGTGAGAGACGAGGGGAGAAAGAGTCAAAACCAGCTATATTAGAGAAAACTGCAGGTAAGTCTTCTACTTCTACACAACCACCCACATCACAGTCAAATATTGTTATTCCACCACCTTTTCCTGCAGCTCTCAAGAAGGACAAGCGAGATTCTCAATTTGATAAATTCCTAGAAGTattcaagaaattgaatatAAACATTCCCTTCGCCGATGCATTGATGAAAATGCCCAGTTACGCTAAATTCTTGAAGGAGATTCTCTCCAACAAGAGGAAATTGGAGGAGCATGCAATGATCAGTCTAACAAAAAATTGCTCTGCACTAGTTATGAACAAGATCCCACCGAAGCAAAAATATCAagggagtttttctattccTTGTGTTATTAATGATGTGCAATTTCATAAAGATTTGTGTGATTTGGGTGCTAGCATAAACCTAATGCCATTTTCTGTTTTCAGGAAACTGAGCTTGGGAGAATCTAAATCAACCAGGATGTCGTTGCAATTGACAGATAGATCTATCAAATATCCAAGAGGGATAATAGATGATGTGCTGGTGAAAGTcgacaaattcatcttcccgGTGGATTTTTTGGTGCTTGATATGGAGGAAGACTTGGACATGCCACTTATTTTGGGAAGACCTTTCCTGGAGATAGGGAAAGCACTCATCGATGTCCAAAAGGGAGAATTACTTCTGAGAGTGGGAGAGGAGAAAATCTCTTTTGATGtgtttaatgctcataaatttTCACAAAGTAATGAAGAGTGTTTTCAAATAGATGTTGTGGACTTACTTCTGTATGATTATGTGCAGAATACGTTTCAGGAACCATTAGAAGCTGCACTTGTATCTCCACCTCATGAGGACGAAATCAATGAAGGAATAGAAGAAATGACTGCTTACTTGAATGATAACCAGTCTTGGAGAAAAAGGTGGCAAGCTCAGACTCGAAGATCTTGGTGACCGGAAGGACTTAGTCCTCCAGAAACCAAGTCTTGAAGAACCGCCAACAGTTGAATTGAAACCATTACCAGCCCATCTGAAATATGTATTTCTAGGTGAGAATGAAAATTTACCTGTcataatttcttcttctttgacaggtgagATGGAGGTCAGACTGCTGGATGTtctcaaaaatcacaagagtgtGTTTGCTTGAAAGGTAGCAGATATCAAAGGCATTAATCCatccatttgcatgcataaaatccTAATGGAAGAGAGCATCAACCCCTTGGTCCAACCACAGAGGAGATTGAATCCCAAGATGCAAGAAGTAGTGAAAGCTGAAACGATAAAACTTCTGGATGCAGGTATTATTTATCCCATTTCTGATAGTGCATGGGTGAGTCCAGTTCAATGTGTACCAAAAAAAGGGGGGGATAACTATCATTAAAGATGAGCAAAATGAGCTGATACCTACCAGGACAGTTGCGGGTTGGCGTgtgtgtatagattataggaaattgaatgacGCAACCCGTAAAGACCATTTTCCCTTCCCCTTCATTGACCAAATTCTAGAAAGGCTTGCTGGGTATGAATTTTATTGCTTTTTATATGGGTATTCAGGATACAATAAAATTGCGATTGCACCTGAAGATCAGGATAAAACAACTTTTACTTGCCCATATGATACGTTTGCCTATAGACGTATGCCTTTTGGTCTTTGTAATGCTCCTGCAACTTTTCAGAGATTTATGACTGCTATATTTCACGATATGGTTGAAAATTTTCTAGAAatattcatggatgatttttccatttttggtTAGTTTTTTGATGCATGCCTGAATAATATGAATAATGTTTTGATGTGATGTGAGGACACGAACTTGGTACTCAACTGGGAAAAGTGCCACTTCATGGTGACCGAAGGTATTGTCTTAGGACACCAAATATCTGAGCAGGGAATCGAGGTGGACAGGGCCAAGGTGCAAGTCATTCAAAATTTACCTCCACCGACGACAATCAAGGGAGTCAGAAATTTTCTAGGCCATGCCGGGTTTTATCGGCGATTCATTAaagattattaaaaaatttcaaatcctcTGTCTTCTTTATTGATGAAAGATACACCTTTTAATTTTGATTCCAATTGTTTACAGGCGTTTGAATTTCTGAGAGAAAGATTGGTGATTGCACCAGTGCTGACCTCACCGGATTGGGATCTTCCATTTGAGATGATGTGTGACGCCAGCGACTCGGCTGTTGGAGCTGTACTTGGCCagatgcaatttttggaaatttccgggactaaaatgaaaaaatGAGTTTTGTTATATATTTGGAAGTTTGACTTAGTCTTTCTTATCTCCTCCATATCCCTCCCCAATGTGTTCCACCATTGAAGAAGCTCCAAACGTGGTTCAAGCTTTTAGATTTGAGTTTTCGGTCAATCCGtccgttgaaatttatttctgaaggcagtttagcgatcacgg
It encodes:
- the LOC140890367 gene encoding uncharacterized protein; the protein is MLDAATGGNLLRKSPEDGYELIEEMTSSSYRPQSERSAARRPAGMHQVDAFTLVVVYLEVMNKRIEELTIGHSAMRIQEVWCKKCGAEHFTKDCQTSNPSYQQEGGMVNHVGNQNRPRNDPFANTYNPMWKQHPNFLWGGQNNRPYGNQNYGKQHQEEKSSMEQMMQNFISSTETGMQNQDASIKILENQIGNLAKVMSSRELGTFPSDTEKITKEQVKAVELRSGKRIEGERRGEKESKPAILEKTAGKSSTSTQPPTSQSNIVIPPPFPAALKKDKRDSQFDKFLEVFKKLNINIPFADALMKMPSYAKFLKEILSNKRKLEEHAMISLTKNCSALVMNKIPPKQKYQGSFSIPCVINDVQFHKDLCDLGASINLMPFSVFRKLSLGESKSTRMSLQLTDRSIKYPRGIIDDVLVKVDKFIFPVDFLVLDMEEDLDMPLILGRPFLEIGKALIDVQKGELLLRVGEEKISFDVFNAHKFSQSNEECFQIDVVDLLLYDYVQNTFQEPLEAALVSPPHEDEINEGIEEMTAYLNDNQSWRKRWQAQTRRSW